Proteins from one Sphingomonas sp. HF-S4 genomic window:
- a CDS encoding YciI-like protein, producing MKHYIVFLEFSDNFEGRRAAFRNDHLTKAWAAVDRGELVLAGALANPVDEGIFLFAGDGPDAAQKFVDEDPYINNGLVRSWRIREWATTVGKEASNIVRPD from the coding sequence GTGAAGCACTATATCGTGTTTCTGGAGTTCAGCGACAACTTCGAGGGTCGACGGGCGGCGTTCCGGAACGATCATCTGACAAAGGCCTGGGCGGCAGTCGATCGCGGCGAACTGGTTCTTGCCGGCGCACTCGCCAATCCGGTCGACGAAGGCATCTTCCTCTTCGCCGGCGATGGTCCCGATGCGGCTCAGAAATTCGTCGATGAGGATCCTTATATCAACAACGGGTTGGTGCGAAGCTGGCGCATCCGCGAATGGGCCACGACGGTCGGCAAAGAGGCGTCAAACATCGTGCGGCCTGACTGA
- a CDS encoding winged helix-turn-helix domain-containing protein, with amino-acid sequence MRVHALKLKLQIVCGDSYAIGPGKADVLEAIDREGSISAAGRALGMSYRRTWLLVDEMNCCFVNRLVETRAGGGDGRGAHLTEDGRLALAAFRELEAQAAALVDAPAYQRLLGRIRVAPDRTKRTG; translated from the coding sequence ATGCGGGTTCATGCGCTCAAGCTGAAGCTGCAGATCGTCTGCGGCGACAGCTATGCGATCGGTCCGGGCAAGGCCGACGTTCTGGAGGCGATCGATCGCGAAGGTTCAATCTCCGCGGCGGGTCGCGCATTGGGAATGAGTTACCGCCGCACATGGCTGCTGGTCGATGAAATGAACTGCTGCTTCGTCAATCGGCTCGTCGAAACGCGGGCCGGTGGCGGTGACGGACGCGGTGCTCATTTGACGGAAGACGGCCGCTTGGCGCTTGCTGCTTTCCGCGAGCTTGAGGCGCAGGCGGCGGCGCTGGTTGATGCCCCTGCCTACCAGCGCCTGCTTGGCCGAATTCGCGTCGCACCAGACCGGACAAAAAGGACCGGCTGA
- a CDS encoding DJ-1/PfpI family protein, translating to MTSPDDRSMAASQDGGTGESGERAIIGIVLFDAFETLDVFGPVQMWGRLPGHEVRIVTSDGLPARSAHGVRLEAHHSFDSAPGLDVIMVPGGMGTRSLVADRPFLDFLRSRDAETTWTTSVCTGAALLAAAGLLKGRRATTNKRAFDWVAKQDSDVRWRRKARWVVDGKYVTSSGVSAGTDMALALVQQIYGLALAEDTAGEAEYVWNNDPENDPFSPSGRTQSADGDRN from the coding sequence ATGACTTCCCCGGATGACCGGTCAATGGCCGCGTCGCAGGACGGCGGCACCGGCGAAAGCGGCGAACGTGCGATAATCGGCATTGTGCTTTTCGACGCATTCGAAACCCTGGACGTGTTCGGGCCGGTCCAAATGTGGGGCCGGCTTCCCGGCCACGAGGTGCGGATCGTAACGAGCGATGGACTGCCGGCCCGCTCGGCGCATGGGGTGCGACTGGAGGCGCATCACTCCTTCGATAGCGCACCCGGCCTTGACGTGATCATGGTCCCGGGCGGAATGGGCACCCGCTCGTTGGTCGCCGACCGGCCATTTCTGGACTTCTTGCGCAGTCGGGATGCGGAGACGACGTGGACCACCTCGGTATGCACCGGGGCAGCGCTGCTGGCTGCGGCCGGGCTGCTTAAGGGACGTCGGGCGACCACGAACAAGCGCGCGTTCGACTGGGTGGCGAAGCAGGATTCGGATGTTCGATGGCGGCGCAAGGCGCGGTGGGTGGTCGACGGCAAATACGTCACGTCATCGGGGGTTTCCGCCGGGACCGACATGGCGCTTGCGTTGGTCCAGCAAATCTACGGCCTCGCGCTTGCCGAGGATACCGCCGGCGAGGCGGAGTATGTGTGGAACAACGACCCTGAGAACGATCCCTTCTCTCCAAGTGGCCGGACCCAAAGCGCGGACGGGGATAGGAACTGA
- a CDS encoding FAD-dependent monooxygenase has protein sequence MSTQSSTYDVIIAGAGPVGLFLACELRLAGVSVLLLEQAADPRSPLKILPFGMRGLSTPTLEAFHRRGLLDQIVALQQAKDEAGTMPASAHWLQQQRRPAGHFAGIPFFAEDVDSTRWPYRLPSPAGFNLAVDMQSLEGSLTARAIARGTIIKRGEGVVAIEAECDGVTVQTQDNVYRTSWLVGCDGGRSRVRKLAGFDFAGTDPEFTGYSVAAELEDADKLSVGRTYTPTGMYTFARPGTIAMVDFDGGVFHRMHPVTREHVQSVLRRISGTDVTLTNLKFAATWTDRARQATSYRRGPVLLAGDAAHVHSPLGGQGLNLGLADAMNLGWKLAATIRGSARAGLIDSYHGERHPQAARVLDWSRAQVALMRPTPSTRALESIVRDLVATRDGATYFAEQAWGVSLRYDLGDDHPLVGRSVPDFELVGGARIGELLRHGRGLMLDFTSSAPHRSLTKPWRSRIDYICAEVKDHLGLSAILIRPDGFVACASDKPADGERFLEAMHRWFGAVD, from the coding sequence ATGTCTACACAATCATCCACGTACGACGTCATTATTGCCGGAGCTGGCCCAGTCGGCCTGTTCCTCGCCTGCGAGCTGCGGTTGGCTGGGGTTTCGGTGCTCCTTTTGGAGCAGGCGGCCGATCCGCGATCTCCGCTCAAGATCTTGCCGTTCGGGATGCGCGGGTTATCGACGCCCACTCTCGAGGCCTTTCATCGTCGCGGATTGCTCGATCAAATCGTCGCGCTTCAGCAAGCGAAAGACGAAGCCGGGACGATGCCGGCGTCGGCGCATTGGCTGCAGCAGCAACGTCGTCCCGCCGGACATTTCGCCGGCATTCCCTTCTTCGCGGAGGATGTTGATTCGACGCGCTGGCCGTATCGGTTGCCCAGCCCGGCAGGCTTCAACCTTGCGGTGGACATGCAGTCACTCGAGGGTTCGCTCACCGCTCGGGCGATTGCAAGGGGCACGATCATCAAGCGGGGAGAGGGCGTCGTCGCTATAGAGGCGGAATGTGACGGCGTGACCGTTCAAACCCAGGATAACGTGTATCGTACCTCCTGGCTGGTCGGCTGCGATGGCGGTCGGAGTAGGGTTCGGAAGCTCGCTGGCTTCGATTTCGCTGGCACCGATCCGGAGTTCACGGGCTACTCGGTCGCCGCAGAACTTGAAGATGCAGACAAGCTGAGTGTCGGTCGCACCTATACCCCGACCGGCATGTACACCTTCGCCAGGCCGGGCACGATCGCAATGGTTGATTTCGATGGCGGCGTTTTCCACCGTATGCACCCGGTCACGCGGGAGCATGTCCAATCGGTGCTCCGGCGAATCTCGGGCACGGACGTCACGCTCACCAATCTGAAGTTCGCCGCCACTTGGACGGACCGCGCGCGCCAGGCTACCTCCTACCGGCGCGGTCCGGTGCTGCTCGCAGGGGACGCCGCTCATGTGCATTCGCCGTTGGGCGGCCAAGGCTTGAACCTGGGCCTCGCCGACGCGATGAACCTGGGTTGGAAGCTGGCGGCGACGATCCGTGGATCGGCGCGTGCCGGTCTCATCGACAGCTATCATGGCGAACGTCATCCTCAAGCAGCCCGCGTTCTGGACTGGTCGCGAGCGCAGGTCGCGCTGATGCGTCCCACGCCAAGCACCCGCGCGCTCGAGAGCATTGTTCGCGATCTCGTGGCCACGCGCGACGGCGCGACATACTTCGCCGAGCAGGCTTGGGGCGTGTCGCTGCGCTACGATCTCGGCGATGATCATCCCCTTGTTGGTCGCAGCGTGCCGGATTTCGAGCTGGTCGGTGGCGCCAGGATCGGCGAGCTCTTGCGCCACGGTCGTGGCCTGATGCTAGATTTCACCTCAAGCGCGCCTCATCGGTCGCTGACGAAGCCCTGGCGAAGTCGGATCGATTACATCTGCGCTGAGGTAAAAGACCATCTCGGGCTGAGCGCCATACTGATCCGCCCCGATGGCTTCGTCGCTTGCGCCAGCGATAAGCCCGCTGATGGCGAACGCTTTCTCGAAGCGATGCACCGCTGGTTCGGCGCCGTGGATTGA
- a CDS encoding M20/M25/M40 family metallo-hydrolase, with the protein MRTAAAILAIALAASPLAAQSVDRNEVNRILDEGFNRSEAMLTLQHLTDHIGPRLTNSPGMRAAEEWTLSKFRSWGLKNAHKEGFDFGRGWWIERSSARMVSPRPITLTAIPIAWTPATAGRISAPVIVAPMTEERHFERYRGKLAGKIVMVTLPNDGSEPTDPAFKRWTGDELAKFDTYEQPKYDPEASDRRMKRLDYAAKLDAFLKAEGAAAYATMSPRDGKLVHGAGYLFGAGETQQVPGVEIAAEDYRRLARLAKQGNAPVVELENVVHFVDTDTQAYNIFADIPGSDPSGAYVMAGAHLDSWAAGDGAVDNAAGVAMVMEAARILQAMGVKPKRTIRFALWAGEEQGLLGSMDYVEKHVASRQRKPGAPNTGLARFYGWANRWPIARQPGYDKLVAYFNLDNGSGKIRGINTENNGAVVPTFRDWFAPFNSLGASTVAIRKSGGTDHVFFSAVGIPAFQFIQDPLDYGSRLHHTSIDTFDHIKPADVRQASAILASFLLNAANADKPLPRLPFPTEPNVTDPFAYPNPDDLD; encoded by the coding sequence ATGCGCACCGCTGCCGCCATCCTCGCCATTGCACTCGCCGCCTCGCCGCTCGCCGCGCAGTCGGTCGATCGCAACGAAGTGAACCGCATCCTCGACGAGGGCTTCAACCGCTCCGAGGCGATGCTCACGCTCCAGCATCTCACCGATCATATCGGCCCGCGCCTCACCAATTCGCCGGGCATGCGCGCCGCCGAGGAGTGGACGCTGTCGAAGTTCCGCTCATGGGGACTCAAGAACGCGCACAAGGAAGGCTTCGATTTCGGCCGCGGCTGGTGGATCGAGCGGTCGAGCGCGCGGATGGTCAGCCCGCGTCCGATCACCCTGACTGCGATCCCGATCGCGTGGACTCCCGCCACCGCGGGCAGGATCAGCGCGCCGGTGATCGTCGCGCCGATGACCGAGGAGCGCCATTTCGAGCGCTATCGCGGTAAGCTCGCCGGCAAGATCGTGATGGTCACGCTTCCCAATGACGGCTCCGAGCCGACCGATCCGGCGTTCAAGCGCTGGACCGGCGATGAACTTGCCAAGTTCGACACCTACGAACAGCCCAAATACGATCCCGAGGCGAGCGACCGCCGGATGAAGCGGCTCGACTATGCCGCCAAGCTCGACGCCTTCCTCAAGGCAGAGGGCGCCGCCGCCTACGCCACCATGTCGCCGCGCGACGGCAAGCTGGTCCACGGCGCAGGCTATCTGTTCGGCGCCGGCGAGACCCAGCAGGTGCCCGGCGTCGAGATCGCCGCCGAGGATTATCGCCGCCTCGCCCGCCTCGCCAAGCAGGGCAATGCCCCGGTCGTCGAGCTCGAGAACGTCGTCCATTTCGTCGATACCGACACCCAGGCGTACAACATCTTCGCCGACATCCCCGGCAGCGATCCCTCGGGCGCCTATGTCATGGCCGGCGCGCATCTCGACAGCTGGGCCGCGGGCGACGGCGCAGTCGATAATGCCGCGGGCGTCGCGATGGTGATGGAGGCCGCGCGCATCCTCCAGGCGATGGGCGTCAAGCCCAAGCGCACGATCCGCTTCGCGCTCTGGGCGGGCGAGGAACAGGGCCTGCTCGGCTCGATGGACTATGTCGAGAAGCACGTCGCCAGCCGCCAGCGCAAGCCGGGCGCGCCGAACACGGGGCTCGCGCGCTTCTATGGCTGGGCCAATCGCTGGCCGATCGCCCGCCAGCCGGGCTACGACAAGCTCGTAGCCTACTTCAATCTCGACAACGGCTCGGGCAAGATCCGCGGGATCAACACCGAGAATAACGGCGCGGTGGTCCCCACCTTCCGCGACTGGTTCGCGCCGTTCAATTCGCTGGGCGCCAGCACCGTCGCGATCCGCAAGTCGGGCGGCACCGACCATGTGTTCTTCTCCGCGGTCGGCATCCCGGCGTTCCAGTTCATCCAGGATCCGCTCGACTATGGCAGCCGGCTCCACCATACGAGCATCGACACCTTCGATCACATCAAGCCCGCCGACGTGCGGCAGGCATCGGCAATCCTCGCCAGCTTCCTGCTCAACGCCGCCAATGCCGACAAGCCGCTGCCGCGGCTCCCCTTCCCCACCGAGCCGAACGTCACCGATCCGTTCGCTTACCCCAATCCGGACGATCTAGACTGA
- a CDS encoding alpha/beta fold hydrolase — protein sequence MKSLILAAALAATFTSTGSARDMPDERKPTIVLVHGAFADSSSWNGVVSILRERGYAVTAAANPLRGVSSDAKYVDTVIQSIDGPVVLVGHSYGGAVISAADNRAGKIKALVFVAAFEPEVGENSLDLTSKFPGSTLSAALAAPVSLPGGAHDLYIKQDRFPEQFAADVPKAQAAQMAVAQRPIADAALSEKSQVAAWKNIPSWAVYGTADRNIPPAAMEFMAQRAKSKAVVVDGASHVLMISHPDKVADVIVQAAGG from the coding sequence ATGAAAAGCTTAATCCTTGCCGCCGCGCTGGCGGCTACCTTTACCTCTACGGGGAGCGCTCGCGACATGCCTGATGAACGTAAGCCAACCATCGTCCTCGTCCACGGCGCCTTTGCCGATTCGTCAAGCTGGAACGGGGTTGTCAGCATATTGAGGGAACGGGGCTACGCAGTCACCGCCGCTGCCAACCCGCTGCGTGGCGTATCCAGCGACGCGAAATACGTGGATACGGTGATTCAAAGCATCGACGGTCCAGTCGTGCTCGTGGGCCACTCCTACGGGGGGGCGGTAATCTCCGCAGCCGACAACCGGGCGGGCAAGATCAAGGCGCTCGTATTCGTCGCAGCATTCGAACCCGAGGTCGGGGAGAACAGCTTGGACCTCACCTCCAAATTTCCAGGGAGCACGTTGTCGGCGGCGCTCGCAGCCCCCGTGTCTCTGCCGGGCGGTGCGCACGACCTGTACATCAAGCAGGACAGGTTTCCCGAGCAGTTCGCCGCGGACGTGCCGAAGGCGCAGGCCGCGCAGATGGCCGTTGCGCAACGGCCGATCGCCGATGCGGCGCTGAGCGAGAAGTCCCAAGTCGCGGCTTGGAAGAACATTCCATCCTGGGCAGTGTACGGAACGGCCGATCGCAACATCCCCCCAGCCGCCATGGAGTTCATGGCCCAGCGAGCGAAGTCTAAGGCGGTGGTGGTAGATGGTGCTTCCCACGTCTTGATGATCTCCCATCCCGACAAGGTGGCCGACGTTATCGTGCAAGCCGCAGGCGGTTGA
- a CDS encoding 2Fe-2S iron-sulfur cluster-binding protein: MALEARPRSDQACPGIEVTLMVNGSQFRMALDPRVTLLDALRDGLGLTGSKKGCDQGQCGACTVLVNGRRINSCLSLAIMHDGDEVTTIEGLGTVEDLHPVQAAFVAHDGLQCGYCTPGQICSAVGAIDEFRQGLPSHVSRELGPPLLTDDEIRERMSGNICRCAAYPNIVAAIREVMEARA; encoded by the coding sequence ATGGCGCTCGAAGCCCGACCTCGTTCGGATCAAGCGTGCCCCGGGATCGAAGTGACGTTGATGGTCAACGGGTCCCAATTCAGGATGGCGCTCGATCCGAGAGTAACGCTCCTTGACGCCTTGCGGGACGGGCTCGGTCTCACCGGCAGCAAGAAGGGATGTGACCAGGGGCAGTGCGGTGCCTGCACCGTGCTCGTCAACGGCCGTCGCATAAACAGCTGCCTGTCGCTCGCGATCATGCACGATGGCGACGAAGTCACGACGATCGAGGGTCTCGGCACCGTCGAGGATCTCCATCCAGTGCAGGCCGCGTTCGTCGCGCATGACGGCCTTCAATGCGGATACTGCACGCCGGGCCAGATCTGTTCGGCGGTCGGCGCGATCGACGAATTCCGCCAAGGGCTGCCCAGCCATGTGAGCCGCGAGCTCGGTCCACCACTTCTGACCGACGATGAAATTCGCGAGCGCATGAGTGGGAACATCTGCCGTTGTGCCGCTTATCCCAACATCGTCGCGGCGATCCGCGAAGTCATGGAGGCGCGTGCATGA
- a CDS encoding TOBE domain-containing protein: MKISARNQLPSIVTTIMPGAVNGTVKVDIGGGMTVTASITEEAIADLSLAEGDTVTVLIKASDVLIGK, encoded by the coding sequence ATGAAGATCAGCGCACGCAATCAGCTGCCAAGCATCGTCACCACGATCATGCCCGGCGCGGTCAACGGTACCGTAAAGGTCGATATCGGCGGCGGGATGACCGTCACCGCCAGCATTACCGAGGAAGCGATCGCCGATCTCTCTCTAGCGGAAGGTGACACGGTCACCGTTCTCATCAAGGCCAGCGACGTACTGATCGGCAAGTGA
- a CDS encoding TonB-dependent receptor, producing MNPARSMALCALLIGHPALAQAQSGPNSAAETEIGPDDAILPEITVIARRRAEDAQRIPGSLSVVGGDTLDRSYTVNTQQLAQLVPALNYSSANPRNTAFTIRGLGSSVVAVSQANDGLEPGVGFYVDQVYHARPATAAFDFSDIAQAEVLRGPQGTLFGKNSTAGAINITTRAPTFKSEASQEISVGSFNFVQAKIAASGALSGDTIAGRLSAIVTRRDGVIDNVRTGADHNQIGNQAVRGQLLIKPSEAFQVKLSADFTNFESDCCTQVHYRVAARDLPRTASRQYGGSAGLAAQFGYVPPSMNPYDRVTDIDARLGVDTNEGGVAAIADWALGKTTLTSISAWRFWNWDAANDRDYTGIPIQLQQHIPSRQDQFSQELRLASNGSGPFSYVGGLYFFRQRVIGRPISIYGPAAARYLIGTTTGTPAVAVPSNLLDGYGTDGRTDFQSNSYAAFGELNWRPIDRVTLTGGLRYTYEHKTGMYDTFVFGGMATSITALINARLGILRGQYYTAKVNDGALTGRANIAWQATDGVLAYASFARGEKSGGINMSGLPLNDANLPATGTAVVRPEKNTAYEVGLKTWLFDNRVMFNIDAFYTRVTDFQSNVSDTRAAAALRTYLANIPLVTVRGFEADAEIAVTRGLSVRGSVAYADGKYNRYPAGPCPIERIGNTATACNLSGVALPGLPKWSSTISGDYRYSATALDGSLFAHADVNYRGRQFGDPTGSRYTAIGAFALVNGSLGYRSHRGWELAVFARNLLDRDYIQNVTIQAGNSGLILATPSDPRTVGLTFRARQ from the coding sequence ATGAATCCAGCGCGGTCGATGGCACTTTGTGCGCTGCTGATAGGGCACCCGGCTTTGGCTCAAGCACAGAGTGGCCCGAACAGCGCAGCGGAGACCGAGATAGGGCCCGACGACGCCATCCTGCCCGAAATCACCGTCATAGCACGCCGGCGCGCGGAGGACGCGCAGCGCATCCCCGGTTCGCTTTCTGTGGTCGGAGGCGACACGCTCGACCGATCCTACACCGTCAACACGCAGCAGCTGGCGCAACTGGTGCCGGCGCTCAACTACAGTTCGGCCAATCCGCGCAACACCGCTTTCACTATCCGGGGTCTTGGCAGCAGCGTCGTTGCGGTCAGCCAGGCGAATGACGGGCTTGAACCAGGCGTCGGCTTCTATGTCGACCAAGTTTACCACGCGCGCCCGGCAACTGCCGCGTTCGATTTCAGCGACATCGCCCAGGCCGAGGTGCTGCGCGGGCCCCAGGGCACGCTGTTCGGCAAGAACAGTACGGCGGGCGCGATCAACATCACGACCCGCGCGCCGACCTTCAAGAGCGAAGCGAGCCAGGAGATCTCGGTCGGCAGCTTCAACTTCGTCCAGGCGAAGATCGCGGCTTCCGGCGCCCTGTCTGGCGATACGATCGCAGGACGGCTGTCGGCAATCGTCACGCGGCGCGACGGCGTGATCGACAACGTCCGCACCGGCGCAGATCACAATCAGATCGGCAATCAGGCGGTGCGCGGACAATTGCTGATCAAGCCGTCCGAAGCGTTTCAGGTGAAGCTCAGCGCCGACTTCACCAACTTCGAGAGCGATTGCTGCACGCAGGTCCACTACCGCGTGGCGGCGCGCGACCTGCCACGCACCGCGTCGCGCCAATATGGCGGATCGGCCGGGCTCGCTGCGCAGTTCGGCTACGTCCCGCCCAGTATGAACCCCTATGACCGAGTGACGGACATCGATGCACGGCTGGGCGTCGACACCAACGAGGGCGGCGTTGCGGCCATCGCGGACTGGGCGCTCGGCAAGACTACGCTCACGTCGATCAGCGCGTGGCGATTCTGGAATTGGGATGCAGCGAACGACCGCGACTACACTGGTATCCCGATCCAGCTGCAACAGCACATCCCCTCGCGGCAGGATCAGTTCAGCCAGGAATTACGTCTCGCTTCCAACGGATCGGGGCCGTTCAGCTACGTCGGCGGGCTCTACTTCTTTCGTCAGCGCGTGATTGGTCGTCCGATCTCGATCTACGGCCCGGCGGCGGCACGATATCTGATCGGCACCACTACCGGGACGCCGGCAGTGGCCGTGCCGAGCAACCTGCTTGACGGCTATGGCACGGACGGCCGGACCGATTTCCAGTCCAATAGCTATGCTGCGTTCGGCGAGCTCAATTGGCGCCCGATCGACCGCGTGACGCTCACTGGTGGTCTGCGCTACACCTACGAGCACAAGACGGGCATGTACGACACGTTCGTGTTTGGGGGCATGGCGACATCGATCACGGCGCTGATCAATGCACGGCTCGGTATTCTGCGAGGGCAATATTACACGGCCAAGGTCAACGACGGCGCACTCACCGGCCGCGCCAATATCGCTTGGCAAGCGACTGACGGCGTCCTCGCCTATGCCAGTTTCGCGCGGGGTGAGAAGTCGGGCGGCATCAACATGTCGGGCCTGCCGCTCAACGACGCGAACCTGCCCGCGACCGGCACCGCCGTGGTGCGGCCGGAGAAGAACACCGCCTATGAAGTCGGCCTAAAGACATGGCTGTTCGACAATCGCGTGATGTTCAATATCGACGCATTCTACACGCGCGTGACCGACTTCCAGTCTAACGTCAGCGATACGCGCGCAGCGGCGGCACTGCGCACCTACCTCGCGAACATTCCGCTCGTCACCGTAAGGGGGTTCGAGGCCGACGCGGAGATCGCGGTGACGCGCGGCCTTTCGGTGCGCGGATCGGTCGCCTATGCCGATGGCAAGTACAACCGTTATCCGGCGGGTCCCTGTCCAATCGAGCGGATCGGCAACACGGCCACCGCTTGCAACTTGAGCGGCGTCGCCTTGCCCGGTCTGCCCAAATGGTCGAGCACCATCAGCGGTGACTATCGGTATTCCGCGACGGCGCTCGACGGCAGTCTATTCGCGCATGCGGACGTCAATTATCGTGGCAGGCAGTTCGGCGATCCCACGGGGTCGCGCTATACCGCGATCGGCGCGTTCGCGCTTGTCAATGGCAGCCTGGGTTATCGCAGCCACCGCGGCTGGGAGCTAGCGGTATTCGCGCGAAACCTGCTCGATCGCGACTACATCCAGAACGTGACGATACAGGCAGGCAATTCGGGCCTGATCCTCGCCACACCGAGCGATCCCCGGACCGTTGGCCTCACGTTTCGCGCCCGGCAATGA
- a CDS encoding xanthine dehydrogenase family protein molybdopterin-binding subunit: MMHVSESPSSRRVDAPSKVVGGALYTADHKIDGVTYAVLVCSPIAHGRITSIDVEGALRMPGILGVVSHLNAAELRGLPAPAWPTKPEELIRRPDHGASLTFADAVIRYAGQAVAAVVADSLQDATAAAQALTVTYDADAPIVGLSEHEAEATDPQTGEIPGGEPATSSRGDAEGALSEAPIRVVATYKSPAAHHNPIEAPATIAQWSDGTLVVYDSNQGPHIIAAALASAFGLEKKSVRVISEFVGGAFGCKLQLWPHGYVAALAARLVKRPVKLVLTRPQMFTSVGHRPDLMQHVTLGADQHGNLLAIRHEAIVQTGLVDEYVEGCVGRTRTRYACPNVSVVTRLEHLSLPAGTSMRAPGKSTGSFALESAMDELAAALHMDPIELRLRNFASSDPDSGKPWSTSALKECYEVGAARFGWRSGGARRGGSEGRLLIGHGMASGSYPRYASRATASVVVFASGRATISTGVAEIGTGNTTVMPCIAAEALGLPADAVELRFGDTELPFAPQAGGSRIVASVGHAVLRACEDLKKKLAGEGLFGPEKSCVEILRELEIDSAEGYGAWEPDGPLPVSVESNAAHFCEVAVDPIYETIRVRRFVSAVDIGRVLSPVTARSQVLGAITMGLGQALCEETLVDPRFGRYLNIDLGEYLVPVSADVPKIDVSFVGEPDPQSGVLGAKSAGEIGIVGAAAAVANAVYDATGLRPRTLPIRYDTLARGGSRP; this comes from the coding sequence ATGATGCACGTGTCTGAGAGTCCTTCATCCAGACGCGTTGACGCCCCATCGAAGGTTGTCGGGGGCGCGCTGTACACGGCCGACCACAAGATTGATGGCGTCACGTACGCTGTGCTGGTTTGCAGCCCGATCGCACATGGCCGCATTACATCGATCGACGTGGAAGGCGCTTTGCGCATGCCCGGGATCCTTGGTGTCGTGTCGCACTTGAATGCGGCCGAGTTGCGCGGGCTGCCGGCGCCCGCCTGGCCCACAAAGCCCGAAGAATTGATCCGGCGTCCGGATCACGGAGCATCGCTCACCTTCGCAGACGCCGTTATCAGATATGCCGGTCAAGCGGTCGCCGCTGTCGTCGCCGACAGTCTGCAGGACGCCACAGCCGCCGCCCAGGCTCTTACCGTGACCTACGACGCGGATGCGCCAATCGTCGGCCTATCCGAGCACGAGGCGGAGGCCACCGACCCTCAGACCGGCGAGATCCCGGGCGGAGAGCCCGCGACGTCTTCACGTGGCGATGCGGAAGGAGCATTGAGCGAGGCGCCAATCAGGGTGGTCGCGACCTACAAATCGCCGGCCGCGCACCACAATCCCATCGAGGCTCCCGCGACGATCGCCCAGTGGAGCGACGGTACGCTGGTGGTCTACGATTCCAACCAAGGTCCGCATATCATCGCGGCGGCGCTGGCGAGTGCCTTCGGCCTTGAGAAGAAAAGCGTTCGCGTCATCAGCGAGTTCGTCGGTGGCGCGTTCGGCTGCAAGTTGCAGCTATGGCCGCATGGCTACGTGGCCGCATTGGCTGCGCGCCTGGTGAAGCGGCCGGTCAAGCTGGTCCTCACGAGGCCCCAGATGTTCACGTCCGTCGGACACCGGCCGGACCTCATGCAGCATGTCACGCTGGGTGCGGATCAACATGGCAACCTTCTGGCGATCAGGCATGAGGCCATCGTCCAAACTGGACTGGTGGACGAGTATGTCGAGGGATGCGTAGGGCGCACCCGCACGCGCTACGCGTGCCCTAACGTTTCTGTGGTCACACGGCTCGAGCATCTGAGCCTGCCGGCCGGCACCTCGATGCGGGCACCGGGCAAGAGCACCGGTTCCTTCGCGCTGGAGAGCGCGATGGACGAACTCGCGGCTGCACTCCACATGGACCCGATCGAACTTCGCCTGCGCAACTTTGCATCTTCGGATCCAGACAGCGGCAAGCCTTGGTCAACCTCGGCCTTGAAGGAATGCTACGAAGTTGGGGCCGCCCGATTTGGATGGCGATCGGGTGGTGCCCGCCGCGGAGGGAGCGAGGGCCGGCTGCTGATCGGCCATGGCATGGCGTCCGGGAGCTATCCCCGATACGCCTCGAGGGCGACGGCCAGTGTCGTCGTGTTCGCGTCGGGACGGGCGACGATCTCTACCGGTGTCGCCGAAATCGGAACAGGGAATACGACGGTGATGCCGTGTATCGCTGCGGAGGCCCTGGGTCTGCCAGCCGACGCCGTGGAGCTCAGATTCGGCGACACCGAGCTGCCCTTCGCCCCCCAGGCTGGCGGATCGCGCATTGTGGCGAGCGTTGGCCACGCCGTGCTGCGCGCCTGCGAGGATCTGAAGAAGAAGCTCGCCGGTGAGGGCCTGTTCGGGCCGGAGAAATCGTGCGTCGAGATCCTGCGGGAGCTCGAGATCGACTCCGCCGAAGGGTACGGGGCTTGGGAGCCGGACGGGCCGCTGCCCGTGAGTGTGGAAAGCAACGCCGCCCATTTCTGCGAAGTCGCCGTCGATCCGATCTACGAGACGATACGCGTCCGTCGCTTCGTCAGCGCAGTGGATATCGGGAGAGTGCTCAGCCCCGTTACAGCGCGATCACAGGTCCTGGGCGCCATAACGATGGGGCTCGGGCAGGCCCTGTGCGAGGAGACGCTCGTCGATCCGCGGTTCGGCCGCTACCTCAACATCGATCTCGGGGAATACCTCGTGCCCGTCAGTGCCGACGTACCGAAGATCGACGTCTCGTTCGTCGGAGAGCCCGATCCTCAGAGCGGGGTCCTTGGGGCGAAGAGCGCCGGCGAGATCGGCATCGTCGGAGCAGCCGCCGCAGTCGCGAACGCTGTCTATGACGCGACAGGCTTGCGCCCGCGAACCCTACCCATCCGATACGACACGCTTGCAAGAGGAGGATCACGGCCGTGA